The genomic segment agaagcagaagcaggtgcaGGCAGTCTAAAGTCAAAGCTACATCACCAGAAGTCTTTGGGGAAACTGTCATCCTTGCCTTCATAGGTTGTTCAGACAGTGACAGCAGTGATTGACAGCGATAACAGCCAGAAGGAGCGTCGGGCTCCTTTAAAGCACTTTACCTAATCATGAACATAAGGGAGGGACTTGTGAGGCCAGTACCAGTTTATCTGTGAGGTGCAACAAACAAACCCGCCATTCCAACAGTCCTCCACCTTTAGTTCAGCCTCAGCATGGCATCAGCACAACCGCGTGTCTGAGTACGGTGCACAGCAGTCAGACAGCAGCCACTGGGTGGAGGATTCCATGGTAGTGTCAGATGCAGAGCTCATCGTTTGCACAGCCAGTGACTGAACTCCAGAGGGgcatttgtttgttctgcagactGGTGTGTGCTTGCATGCGTGTTTACTTCTGTAAACTACCTGACCGACATCTGGTTGTGTGAGCTCATGTGCATGTATTTGCGCAGACCTTGCTGGACCACTTGCGCGCCTCCTGGTGGAGTGACTGGGCAGCAGCCAGAATGGGTTGATTGACAGGCTGGTTGGACGGCATCATCAGCAGCTCTGGCTCATAGTCATCCTCACCATCAGTAaactcatcttcatcatctacctccctctcctctactgcctcctcatcctcaggcTGGGTAGCGCAGGGGGGTTTGTTGCAGGAGGTTGAAAGAGTGGGGTCAATTGGGATGAGAGGGGACGGGAGGATAAAagggggtgggaggaggaaaaaaagaggaatgCAGAGAAAAGGGTAAAGGGGGGAAGCCAGTGATGGCAGGAGGGAAGGAAGCAGGGGAAAAGGCATTTAGTACAGTATGAGAGGCACTGCATGGAAGAAAAGACGACAGGAGATTTACACAGGCGGGAGGAGCGAATACAAGCACTGTAAAGCAGCAGGGAGCAAAGAGGGGAGGGGGTACGAAACACTGGACGCACAGGCAAAGATGGCTTTGgagcaaaaaaagaagaagagcaaaGAGCAGCTGATGTGGGCAGGCAGCCGCTGGATAATGTGCCTGATTGTGAGGCTGTGGTGGAGCTGTCAAGAGGTGTTCTGTGTGTGGTTTCCAAAGACAAACTCCAATATAAAAGGTGGTTTGACAGCTACAGGGGGGGGAATGGTTACGTTTCCTCACAGCAATAGCAAAAGGCCACAAGTCATAGGACATATGATGTATAATATAATAGTCTACTACACAGATACAGTTACAGTCCCACgcacaaaaccaaaaacatggTGTTTGTGGGCAGCGGTGCGTTTGGGGGAACCCACCTTGCTGGACCACTGTCGAGCCTCGTCGTGCAGCTGCCGGGCCGCCACCATCATGGGCTCGCTGAGCACCTCTCCGGCCTTCTGCTCCGGGAactcctcatccttctcctcgggaggagggggacgaggCGGGGGCACCTCGCCCTCGGGCAGCGGGGGTTTGGGCGGCGCCTGCTCATCACTGACCTGGAAAGAAGAATAAGCACGGATACATTGGCCACAATATTATTGATACGCTATGCAGTTTTAGTTTGTGCCGGGTCATGCGAGAAGGCCTTTGCTCGTCCTACATGGAGCTGGTCCAGAtcgggaggtggaggagggaagtCAGGCTCCTGAGGCTGGAACGCCTCCCTAACTTTTCCAACTGCAGCCAAGATCCTCAAGCACGAGTCCAGGTAGGCTTTCTGCAGGGCTGAGACAGAATGAAGGTGAGCTGTCAGTCTGTGTCAGACTGTTCATTGAACGTGTGCTTTGtacctttgtcctgtatgttccCAGCCACCGCCTTGGCATCCATCACCATGGGTGAGATGGTGTGTGAGAGGATGTCTGACGCGTGCTTCACGGTGTCCCTGAACCGCGGATCTTCGGAGTTCTCCACTTCCTTCTTGGCCACCAACAGGACCCGATTAGCTCGCCTTGCTATGCTCGTTGCCCCGGCAACAAGCATCTGGGGCTGAACATTCGCCATGGCAACTCTGCACTTGTCGATGTCTTTCTTTATAGCTTCCTCAGAAGCGTCTAATAGGGATTTGGTGTCGATGGCCTCGTCCACAAGACCTGGAACCCCAGAGATCAAACTTTTTGTCTTCAACTGTGTGTTATTATAATATAGGAAATAACTGCTGCTTGGATGTTGTCAAAATCCGTACCAGTCAGTCTCTCCACGTTGTCAATCCACTGGTTCTTCATGGTGTCAAAGTGCTCGTACGCCGCTTTGTTGCCGGGATTCTTCAGCATGATCCGAGCAGCGGAGGTTACCTGGACATTAGCAGTCAGTCGGTCACACTGGGCGTCGGAAATACCACAGTTCACCAGTGTAAAAGTCCAAAAGGAGCACCTGTGGCGTGAGCTCTCTGGCATGTTTCACGGCGGCATGGATCCCTTCCACCGTGCTCTTATTAGCGGTCCCCACGGCCGCAGCCTTCTCTGCAGTCGCCCCCAACCGACCTGCGTGGGCCTCAAAGTTCCCCGCACGCTCTTCAAAAACCTACCAGTATGAACTAAAATCAATCAGCGTATTCGTTTGCTATATTTTAGCGATGCAACAGCACAGAATCAGTGGACGTCTGCTGCATCCACATCGCTGACCTCCTCTCTGTTGGGGGCGTCGGGCGGCGCGGTCGCTGCCACGGCCAGCAGTTTAATGGGGGTGGTGGTGTCGCTGAAGACGTCCGACACCTCCTGGGTCATCACCTCCTGCATGTGTCGCCTCAGGTCCTGGTCAAAGCACAGTGTTCACAGTCAtcagtccagcaggtggcgctgcacCAATgcttaataataatgaatttcCTATTTAAGCaccagactgctgctgctgctacctTGAGACTGTCTTGCAGTTGTGCGGCTGTGGCTCGCGCGTGAGGGGCCTCGGCCTCGCCTCTGCCGGCCATGTCGGCCAAAGACGCCGTGAGCGCCTCAGCGCGGTCACAGCGCCCGATCATATCCTGTCGATACGGGCCTAGCATGCCTCCCGCCAGCCTCCTGCCTTCTCCAACCATTCCTCTGATGGCTGCCTGACCTGGAGAGGCAGACACCAACAGAAGTCATTATCGCGTCACATAGATTACTAAGATGCTCATTCAAATCGCTGCTGTTACTTCTTGTGTGTGCGATTATAACCTAGAGGAAGCATTTCGAGAGCAGGTACCTGTGTTCCACTGTAGCATCTCATACTCTGCTCCCACAGAGAAGCatcagaggaaacaggaaacaagcaaATGACGAATCAAGGCGTTAGATGCAATGCAACCTGAACGCCTCAGTCACTCAGTGATTCATGCAtatcactgactcacactgggACACATCACTGCAGGCATTTAGGGAGACAGAATCAGTCAGCTTTCCCAGGTCCTGTCACGTCCACTTGGACATCGTCTTCAAAAACCACACAGGCGAGAAAGTCTCTAAATCATCTCTCCCCCGAGTCCAACCCGCTCACCTATTCCTCTGTCGTCCACTCCAGGGTTGCTCACCCAGCGGAGCGCTTGCTCCATCTTGCCCTCCAGGGTGATGGCGGGCTTGGCTGGTCTCATGTTGGCCACAGCCCGGTTGGTTTTGGACTGAAGGGTCAGCAGCGCTACTCCGATCTGCTTTGCCAGCGCACGCGCCTCCGGGCTGTCGCCTTTCCCCCTGAGACGGGAACAGAGGGGCAAACCACCAAACAGAGGCTGACGTGCGTTCACTAGTTCAAAGATGAAATTCAAGCATTTCCTTACACCTTGACCTGAGTGAAACGTCGTTATGTCAGTTAACGATTGCAGCGAGGGAAAGGAGCCGTTAGGGCTCAAATATCACCGTACTGTTTGCGAAGATCCACAAGTCTGGCAGTGAGTCCGGCGATCTCACTGATGGAGCGCAGGATGTCGTCCCTCTCCTTTTGGTCTTCACAAAGATCAGCAATGCGTTTGGCCTCAGCAAGAAGTGCTCGGATGTTCTCCTCCCCCTCAGGACCCCCATTAGGGTCAGCCAGCCAAGCCTGAAAGACAATACATATGGTATATGCCACAAGATAGAAATAAATATCTACAAATATATGTGCAATATGTTTAGTTGCTTGAGAGTGATTTTCACTGAACATGAGCTGGAAAAGGCTGACAGGACATATGTTTCACTGGGGAAAGGGCTGCCATGATTTACTGTGTCACTGTTGTTTATCTGACCTGTGCAGCATCCAACCTCCTGGCAATGGCCTGCTTGGCATTGATCAGCGCCTCCAGCCTGCGAGCAGCAGCGTCTACTTTGCCAAACAATAAATCCAGGCCCTGCGAACACTGGCCCGCACGCTGCACGCACCCCGGGGTTTGGCCTTGGCCTCTGTCATGACAGCGGAACATGGTGACGAGCCTCACCGGAGCAACGTACAACTCACATTCTCCCAACAAAAAAAAGCTACCTGGCTCGAATATCCGCAATCTGGTCGGTCATGTGTCCCAGAGCCTTGGTGGTGGCCAGGatgtccttcctctccttcccggCACACAGCTCCCCGACTTTACCGGCCTCGTCGAGGATCACGCGCAGGGCGACCTCGCCGGGCTCACCTGAGGGTGACAACACGACACGGGAGACCCTGAGATGACGCCAAGCTCGGCTTCTGGACTTCACATGAGGGTGAGAGACGCAGCAGCTACCTGGCTGCGCATGAGGGTCTTTGAGCCAGGATTTGGCCTGCACCATCTTTGACTCAATCAAAGCCAGAGACCTCTTTAACGCTTCCATGTCCTGAGGGACAGAGAAAGCAGGAGAGTGTACAGTGTTATCGTAATATTGTCAATAAATGCAGTTTGTTTTGAAGAATATtctaatatatactgtataataatagtcataataaaagTGTTATTATGAGTGGTAATAGTAATTCACATTGTATATTataaaaaatgatgaaaactgACAGTGATACAGGATGAAGCATCTAAACCAACACCAGCTCTTAGTGCTGTAAggcaaataaaagctttttcaaGCTGAGAGGAGAGTGATTCACCTAAGTGACACCGTTCATCACAGTCCATCCATTataaatgtgtctggacacCGGCCAGTTTATTTCTATAATTCATGAGAGCATTGTTGGTGCGGCAGCAGCTGTCGCGGCCCGTGTACCGAgtatgcaacacacacaaacacaaacagacggGTCGTGGTCTGAGGTGCAGTACGGCGCTGCAGCCGTGTGCAGAGGGACATGCAGGGTTACAGGTTAAACCAGTGACGCCCCAACACTCAACGGTCCCACTGCACTGTCTCTGCATGGGAACTCATAAACGGACAGCTCCGTCACAGCGGACGAGGGAAGCACAGAAGAGATGACACACTAACGGAAGAGAGATGAACGCGTTATTGGTACAGTTCAAACATTCTGCGCGGCAGCTGCCGCTTGTTTCTGAGCCACTCCAGTCGACATTTAGAGACAAACAGATGCACATGTAGCACAGTGATGACGTGCtctctccatcatcacatctgCTGACAGGACTGAAACACACGGGACACTTGCTGTTAAATAGCAAcgggacacatacagtacacgacAGTATATATTGGAAGCGGGAGGACATGGTTTCTCCTCACTCTCGCGCTCATGCACACTTGCATGCTGGAAACTGCAGAGGGGGATAGAAACAGGCTTACCTTCTACAGGGAGGAAAAGAACGGAAGAGAAAGgtaaaggaggaaaaggaaaaccaGGAGTTACACTATCAAGCCGAAAAGAAAAGTGGAGACATTTTTGGATGGTGCTGGCTGCGGCACAGAAGGGGAGTGTGGGTCGACTGTGGCCGTTGGGTTCGATGAAGCCGTGGGTGTGTGCATACAAGCAGCGCTGTGTGAGCAGGGGCTACCTTGTTGGCCCAGGCGTCCTCGTCCCATGTGGTGagctgcaggactctgatgatCTCGTTGATCTCGGCGCTCATCTTTTCAAAGGTGAACCTCCTGTTCCTTTCGGCCTCCTCGATGCCGGCGCCTCGGCTGCTCTTGGTTGCCACAAAGATCTTTATCGCTGAGGACAGAGGCACATCCATCAGAGTCACACATAGGTGTTTGTGCAGAAATCCTGAAAATTCCCTAGAATTTTAAGCTTAATATTGTACTAGGGATGTGAACAAAGCAGCCAGGGGGCGATGTGTGTGTGCCAGACTTGGTCTGACATGTCAGCATCTAATGACTGTAATTATCAGCGTTGCTATAGCAACGGTTGGATGCTCCGTTACCTGCAATGAATCACGTGCCCCTCCCCCCAGTCCCAGAAAGTCACATGCAGTAGACACACCTGATATAAGGACCGGCAGCAGCTCTTTGATAGTGTTCATGGAGCTGACCAGCATCTGTCTGTGTTCTTGGTGCGTCAGCTCCTGCTGCCTCTCCTCAATCATCTTTGACATTTTGGTCATCCCTGAGGAAACAGACAAGATCATCATAGTAAGAATGAGGCTACTTAAATCAAATCCAATTCAGTAAAGGTGAGGAGCTTGAAGGGCATCTCccagctgagctgctccatCACATCCAAACATGATTACTTTATAAATGACTTACTGCAAACAATGACAGCATCGTTCAAGTGTGAGAAAACCTTGGCTTCGGATTCTCTGGGGTTCATTATGATGCAGTGCACTGACAACATGACTGACCTTTTACCTGCCACcataaactatttatttttgatGCGGACAGTAAGAAGATTCTGGTTCTTAATCAGAGCATCTCAGTGTCAGCAGAGCTGTGAGTGATGGATCTTTAACCAAGAGACGAATCCATAACAACAATAGTTCAGATATGATGGATAGCAGAAAAATTCTGATGAAGTAAATgcaatattattatctctacaGGCTGTTTAGTTTACGCCTCATTCACCAGATCTTTGTAGTATAAAGTAACTTAACATACTAAGGCAAGGTTAAAGTCTCCTTTTCAGGTTCTTGCTGACCTGGTCCCAGGTTTTTGGTGTAAGTGATGAGGTCCTCCATCGTCTCCACCACTTCAGCCACGGTCAGGTACTCTAGGATTCCTTTACACACTCGGATTATCTTACGCACCTAGAACACAACACGGACATAATAATAGTCAGATTAAAACAAAGGCTAATTATGAATGAATTCAGTGAATTCAGTGAATGAGCTTTTAGACTGTGTTGACATTGTttgtcatttgtgtgtgtgtgtgcgtgtgtgcgcgcgtgtgtgcctgtgtgtgtacagtctTGTGATGCACGTCTTGTGACTGTGAGAAGTTGCTCTTTCGAAAATGAGGCTAGCAATAAGACACGTGAGCATAATCACGTGTCCAATGTGATTCCACTTATAAAGCGACatcaaacatttacacacacacacacacacacacacacacacacacacacacacacactacacaagCTGGTACATACCATATTCTcccacacagactcacattaTGATTTATGACAGAGGGAAGTCATTTGATCTCAGTGATTAGATCTGGCTGCATTTGAGACTCCATTACAGACTTGCTCAAAGACGAGCTCCTCCTTCCCCTGTGCATCTATATAAAGTTTATTTCCCTGAAAGATGCCACACCTCTGAGGCAAAGGCGAGTCTCGGGGCGCATGTGCGGATTTAAGGAGGCGAACGCAAACACACCTCAGCCTCATCAAACGTGAGCAGCAGGTCGGAGGTTCCGGACAGAATCCCTCTGGACCCGTCGATCAGGTAATCTCGTGCAGGGACGGAGTACGGGTCTGCCTTCAGCATCTGAGCTGCTTGGACGAGCTTGGAGCACGAGTTCTCCACCCTGGAAACCACAAACCAGAATCAGGCACCTTGTGAACCAAGCAGACGGGGGCTAAAGCTGCACTGACACTACACCACTGTCACACCCCAATTTGCAGATGTgtcaataaaaaatattttgtaagTGTCAGCTTTCATCTTGTAGCTTAAACTATGCAATGATTATCCTGAGCTCCTGAagcttccctcctccttctgacCACCGCTGGTCAGGGTATCGATGGCTGCTAGTTCGTCTATATTTAGGGGGGTTCGCATTCCCACATGCCCCCTCCTAAGCCCTGTGATTTATGGTGGAGTGCACCGTGTGTATGTGAGAGTCTGAGGAAGCAGTTTAGCTAAAAGTGTGTTTTCAAACTAgatttaaatacataaataaatagatatTATGACTGTAAATTTGCAGTCTAAGCATCAACGCCATATACAGCCGAGCAAACACGTCACAGCCCCGGTACGGTGGGAGTGGGAGCTCTCTGGATGCGATGCAAGCTGGAGGACTACAAACAGCCTCTCAGCAGGTTGGATGCTGGAGCCCAGCAGTCACCCGGGTCCGGCCTCAGAAGCGGCTCTTTGTTGTAGCTGGGAACGCGGCCACGTTTCCTAACATCAAATCGCCTGGAATCCTCTTTTTAACGCGTTCTCTGCGTGCTGAGATGAAGCGGATCCCTTCCGTAGTGTTGTCAGCGGCTGCGCTGTGAGGCCGACTCACTTAATGAAGGCAGGAGGCATGTCCCTCTTCATGAGCTGGTCCTCTGTGGTTTGAACCGTCTCCTTTCCAACCTGCAACAGATGAAGATCGAATTTAATCCTAATCTTGAATGTATTAGTATTAGAtgcaacaaataaaacaaagtggACGCTGCAAAGGCTGAACAGAGGAGCATCAGTCGACAAATCTCCAACCACATCGTGTCTTTGAAGGTTCATGGAGATGCAGCTTGTCCCGTGTGATGTGGCTCTTAtattatcttattttatctATTACTAGGGCAACTGTTCAGGTAAACTAATCTGGCCATGAACGCATGGTCCAGTGGTGATTTGATCCGGTCGTCTGCGTCACCAAAATGTTTGCCAGAAGCGTGAGCATTGGATTCATAAAAACTAATTATCTGAACCCTTTTCTTTCAGCTGTTTGCTTGAAAAGAATCAAAAGAGGAAACACGTGAGGACGAGAagctttaaaacacacagatcCTGACAACATATCCTCTACTGAAGCTCtggaacaaaagacaaaagtaaaataaaagctCTGGAATAAAAGACAACTACGACACGGCCGACACACACCAGCCGCAGCACAATCCGCCTGCACACGCGCACTTGAAATGCAATTATGGCGAGATGATGACATCGGCCTCGTGCTGCTGTGTTGATGAATGTCACTTAATAGACTTTGTGGCTCCAGAGACCGATGCAGCAGCCGTCGCTGAGCATTCCAGCAACACAGCTTCACCTAAACGACCCGTGGCCGCTGTTGGGTAATGATGCAGAACCTGGAACGCACACATGGTCATTCATGATTACCTGCACGAACGTCGGGATGCGATTGAACATTTAAAATGGGAGGAATGCAGCGTGTCCGGCGGAGCTGTTCCTGTAAGCAGCAACGCTTGGCATTGATTGTCCCATACATAATTGATGGGACGCTAAGAGGCCTGCTGGACGGTGTGatgtgctccagcagctgtcagtcaagtTCAGCTGAGCCAAGTTTATTCTGGCGTTTCAAGGCGTGATTGTTTTGGGCAGAATGAAGCAAATTTTAACTGAATAATCTATTTAACGAGCAATAAAGATGTCGGTGCTAGATTTACATGGCTAAATGAGTGGTTCAAGGCTGTAGTGCCCAACAGAACCGTGTTTGGTCTCACGCCTCGCTTCCTGTCACATTTTACTGTGtgctaataaaacaaacagagataAAACGCATCCAAAAGACTTAACATTGTTCATAAAGCCCTGAgattttctgtttccttttcaaATGTCCACCAGATCTGCTGATGACCCTTGCACTGCTGAATGTTTCCTCGCGCTCACCAGCTGCTCACcaactctgtctgtctgctgttggGTGGAGCAGATGGCCCCCTATGTTATGTCAGCGCCACTGAAAACGGCTTCTGCCGGAAACAAGCGGGAGCGCGATGGGAACGTGACAGATGTGAGTCGGATGCAACGGATGCTGGAACCAGCTGGGAGGAGCTTAAACGGAGGAGGGTGtcaggtgtgtatgtgtgggaggaggggggagggagggggcgctcccctccctcgctcccccttTCTCCTCTCATTCAGCGTCGACGGTGCGTCTCCTCGCTCGCATTCTCTGCTCCGTCAGACTGTGGTTCCTTCACTCAACGGCAAATCTATTtattcctcctccccccagacACGCTCGGCCTCTACGTCGACTCCTTCAGGAGCGGATAGCTCTCCAGCACCACTGTTGGGAGCTCTGTCATCGGGCCCGACTTCGGGAAGCTCCCACCTTCAAGCAGAGGCACCAGCAGCATCGTTTGGATCTTCAGATGAATCGGCGTCAACCCACGCGCGGGCTCCGACGGCGCGAGACTGACACCTCCATGAGTGTGAGAGTCTCTAAGTGTGTCGGTGACCTAGATTTGAGGCACCCCCGCAGGCGGCCCACTCCGGACAGGGTTAATAGTGTAATTGTATCAGTATGTAGTGGGACTCTTGCATCTCCACTCGAGTGTAGACGTGAATCAGCTTCCTAAAATGAGTGCGAGGGATCCGGTGTGTTCGTCTACCCAGTAACAAaccactgctgctcctcctccagctctctttCAACACATTCCTGTCACCTACTTCTTACCGTGACTCCCACTCTATCCATCATTTTCTCTTCAACAGTGTTCAAAGGCATAAAGTCAGAACAGATCTAGATCATTTCTAACATTATTACTTCCTACTTCTTATTTCCTGCCTCATTGTGTCCTGCTTCCACTGCCCCTGTGCCTTTATCTCTGCCTGCAGCCTCTCATCTCCATCATCTGACACCCGGCGACACGCCGGAGGCTGCTATTAGCCTCCCTCTGCTCGCTGTCTGCGTGGATCAGCTGCGTGGATCGGCAAGGACGAGCAGGCAAAGAGAGCGCGCCGGGCTATGAAGGACTGAAAGAGGCTGGATGGTGTCCAGAACGGGGATTTGTGATTAGGACACTCCAAGGTATGCGCGTTCAAGCTGAATTGGCTTTTCCATTATCAGTTAATGAGACTTTTATCACAATGAGCTCCTGCGTCCTTGCACAGGAAGCCAGCTTTAGGCGAGAGCCATCAGAACTTGAAATGGCAATAAATATTAGGAGTAGTCAAATCATTTTAACCATCGCCAACACTCTTGCTAATCACGCCAGAACCATCTGATTGGTCAGACACGGAGCAGAGAAAGCCAGGACGACCTAGACGTCTTCTCATGAAGTGATGTGTCACTTGAAATGCACAACTAGCCCACGTTGCTCCTTCTTGAGTTTGACATGTCTCCTGAGTGAGTGAACTACGCTCCAGTCACGCATCAATACCAGTCACCCTGGATCAGCATTAATGATGTGGCCATTATTGATTTTTCCAGTCGGGGCATTCAGAGAAGATCAGCTCGCTAGATGCAGAAATATTTCTATTTAGACTCAACATGTCTAAaggaaagaagcagaggaagtgaATCCTATGGAAGATGTCTTTAAAGGGGTTTAAAGTCCAATAAATGACCAGTGTGTCTGTTCTTTGAGGATCTCCTTAGTATAAAGTATATTGTTCTATGAATCCTGCAATAATCAAAACCTAAACAGTGAAAGTGTGAGCTCCTCTACTTATGTCACAATAAACATCTCGCccgtgagagagagaaacacgcATTCTGTTACAATTCAATTGACCGGTTCCCTCCGCCCCACAAACTTCATTGAGATCCGCAGCCTCATCTGAAAAGGGGCAAAAGTGCGCCGCACACATGAGCGTCAGCTGGGCGAGCCGCGGTTCTATGTCATTTTAATGACGAGCAAAGATCGAACCGGGCTGGTCATAAACTTAAGTGGAGTCGGGAAAAATACCGCTTTCCAAGCACTGCGGGGACAGTCTGGTGATTTACCCTCCGGCTATTTATAACACTGGGCAAATACAAGCTACTGCCTACTGTCAGACCGGTGGGGTCCGCTCGCTTTTTGCAGGTTTGGAGCAAAGGGGTGGATGCGTGGACCCTGATTTGACGCCCAGGTTCGAAGTCAGCACTCACCCGG from the Betta splendens chromosome 15, fBetSpl5.4, whole genome shotgun sequence genome contains:
- the LOC114870833 gene encoding vinculin-like isoform X4 encodes the protein MPVFHTKTIESILEPVAQQISHLVIMHEEGEVDGKAIPDLTVPVAAVQAAVSNLVRVGKETVQTTEDQLMKRDMPPAFIKVENSCSKLVQAAQMLKADPYSVPARDYLIDGSRGILSGTSDLLLTFDEAEVRKIIRVCKGILEYLTVAEVVETMEDLITYTKNLGPGMTKMSKMIEERQQELTHQEHRQMLVSSMNTIKELLPVLISAIKIFVATKSSRGAGIEEAERNRRFTFEKMSAEINEIIRVLQLTTWDEDAWANKDMEALKRSLALIESKMVQAKSWLKDPHAQPGEPGEVALRVILDEAGKVGELCAGKERKDILATTKALGHMTDQIADIRARGQGQTPGCVQRAGQCSQGLDLLFGKVDAAARRLEALINAKQAIARRLDAAQAWLADPNGGPEGEENIRALLAEAKRIADLCEDQKERDDILRSISEIAGLTARLVDLRKQGKGDSPEARALAKQIGVALLTLQSKTNRAVANMRPAKPAITLEGKMEQALRWVSNPGVDDRGIGQAAIRGMVGEGRRLAGGMLGPYRQDMIGRCDRAEALTASLADMAGRGEAEAPHARATAAQLQDSLKDLRRHMQEVMTQEVSDVFSDTTTPIKLLAVAATAPPDAPNREEVFEERAGNFEAHAGRLGATAEKAAAVGTANKSTVEGIHAAVKHARELTPQVTSAARIMLKNPGNKAAYEHFDTMKNQWIDNVERLTGLVDEAIDTKSLLDASEEAIKKDIDKCRVAMANVQPQMLVAGATSIARRANRVLLVAKKEVENSEDPRFRDTVKHASDILSHTISPMVMDAKAVAGNIQDKALQKAYLDSCLRILAAVGKVREAFQPQEPDFPPPPPDLDQLHVSDEQAPPKPPLPEGEVPPPRPPPPEEKDEEFPEQKAGEVLSEPMMVAARQLHDEARQWSSKGNDIIAAAKRMALLMAEMSRLVRGGSGNKRALIQCAKDIAKASDEVTRLAKEVAKQCTDRRIRTNLLQVCERIPTISTQLKILSTVKATMLGRTNISEEESEQATEMLVHNAQNLMQSVKETVREAEAASIKIRTDAGFTLRWVRKTPWYQ